In Maridesulfovibrio sp., the following proteins share a genomic window:
- the pseF gene encoding pseudaminic acid cytidylyltransferase encodes MQVAIIPARGGSKRIHKKSIRPFLGKPLIAYTIEAARESGFFDHILVSTDSDEFAETAREYGAEVPFMRPAELSDDFTPTQPVIDHALNWVRENWGEPERFCQFYANPFVTADNIRGGYEMLREHRANCVLGVAEFPFPILRSFKKNEQGGIEYAFPEYAPCRSQDLPVFFHDAAQFYWMELTDIPKDRVEGLNMPYFLPRYMVVDIDTEEDWHIAERLYQAFMCDGK; translated from the coding sequence GTGCAGGTAGCAATTATCCCGGCCCGTGGCGGCAGCAAACGCATCCATAAAAAATCAATCCGCCCTTTTCTGGGAAAACCACTTATCGCATACACTATCGAAGCAGCCCGCGAGAGCGGATTTTTTGATCATATTCTAGTCAGTACGGATAGCGATGAATTCGCTGAAACCGCCCGTGAATATGGCGCGGAAGTGCCATTCATGCGCCCGGCGGAACTATCCGACGACTTTACCCCAACCCAGCCGGTAATCGACCATGCCTTGAACTGGGTCCGTGAGAATTGGGGCGAACCGGAACGATTTTGTCAGTTTTACGCCAACCCCTTTGTCACTGCCGATAACATTCGTGGCGGTTATGAAATGTTGCGCGAACACCGGGCCAATTGCGTTCTCGGAGTGGCGGAATTTCCTTTTCCCATCCTGCGCTCATTCAAGAAAAATGAACAGGGCGGCATTGAATACGCCTTCCCGGAATACGCTCCTTGCCGATCGCAGGACCTGCCTGTATTTTTTCACGATGCGGCCCAGTTCTACTGGATGGAACTGACAGACATCCCGAAAGACCGCGTCGAAGGACTCAACATGCCCTACTTCCTGCCCCGCTACATGGTAGTGGATATCGACACCGAAGAAGACTGGCACATTGCTGAACGACTCTATCAAGCCTTCATGTGTGATGGGAAATAG
- a CDS encoding PACE efflux transporter, translated as MNQYNSGTIFKRMRTTADRIRHTLLFEIIGLCTCTPLASWILDKDMSKIGIMSIAISMTAMVCNYIYNLMFDNFLVAMNRPVNIRPSWMRVLHAVLFELSLLTITLPFVAWWLDMTLWRALVADIGFALFFLVYAFIYNWVYDIIFPMPTADENV; from the coding sequence TTGAACCAGTACAATTCCGGCACTATCTTCAAACGCATGAGAACAACAGCTGACAGAATTAGACATACACTTTTATTTGAAATTATCGGACTTTGCACCTGCACACCGCTGGCTTCATGGATTCTTGACAAAGACATGAGCAAGATCGGAATCATGAGTATTGCCATTTCCATGACCGCCATGGTTTGCAACTATATTTATAACCTTATGTTCGATAATTTTCTCGTTGCCATGAACCGTCCCGTCAACATCAGGCCCTCATGGATGCGAGTGTTGCATGCTGTCCTTTTTGAGCTGTCGCTTTTGACCATTACGCTTCCCTTTGTAGCATGGTGGCTGGATATGACTCTCTGGCGTGCTTTGGTTGCTGATATCGGTTTTGCACTTTTCTTTCTTGTCTATGCATTTATCTACAACTGGGTCTATGACATAATCTTTCCGATGCCGACAGCGGACGAGAATGTTTAA
- a CDS encoding DMT family transporter, with the protein MLKFKSSTSIGIAQVLSGAALISLVGIFIKIMVVDYAQPIFVVTFWRNLFVCSFMMIGLRFLKPHLLRFERENLGLLAGYGMVLTGLNGIWGGSVYYNGAGVSTVLVYVSVPITVLAQWWLGGERPNLRVLPSILFCLFGCALVCGIQGVSDFSLTPMGMFLGLLSSVFFSMYALLGRECAKRGINSYSTMMHVFGIAAVYMLILNLVAQGVIPGTAPAPAGLLMPGVDWKGWACILTLALGPSMTGWTLITASFNHLSPSVVNTLLTVEPMMTALVAIPVLGEYMSVEQWAGCILIVIGVIVLKKR; encoded by the coding sequence ATGCTGAAATTTAAATCTTCCACAAGTATCGGTATAGCGCAGGTTCTTTCCGGAGCAGCGCTCATCTCCCTTGTGGGAATTTTTATAAAAATTATGGTGGTGGATTACGCCCAGCCCATTTTTGTGGTCACCTTCTGGCGCAATCTTTTCGTCTGTAGTTTTATGATGATAGGTCTGCGTTTTTTAAAGCCGCATCTGCTCAGGTTTGAGCGGGAGAATCTCGGATTGCTGGCTGGTTACGGAATGGTCCTGACCGGATTGAACGGAATCTGGGGCGGGTCTGTTTATTATAATGGCGCCGGGGTTTCTACCGTGCTGGTCTATGTCTCAGTGCCGATCACGGTGCTGGCGCAATGGTGGCTTGGCGGGGAAAGACCAAACCTGCGTGTTCTACCCTCAATTCTTTTCTGTCTGTTCGGCTGCGCCCTTGTCTGCGGAATTCAGGGCGTATCCGATTTTTCGCTGACTCCAATGGGCATGTTTCTGGGGTTGCTTTCAAGTGTGTTTTTTTCGATGTACGCGCTTTTGGGGCGGGAGTGCGCTAAGCGGGGTATTAATTCGTACAGCACAATGATGCACGTATTCGGTATAGCCGCCGTCTACATGCTGATACTCAACCTCGTAGCACAAGGCGTAATCCCCGGAACGGCTCCGGCTCCCGCAGGGTTGCTCATGCCCGGAGTGGACTGGAAAGGCTGGGCCTGCATCCTGACCCTCGCGCTCGGACCGTCCATGACCGGATGGACCTTGATCACCGCCAGCTTCAACCATCTGTCGCCCTCAGTGGTCAATACCCTGCTGACTGTGGAACCCATGATGACCGCGCTGGTGGCTATCCCGGTACTCGGTGAATATATGAGTGTTGAGCAATGGGCAGGGTGCATTCTGATTGTGATCGGGGTGATTGTTTTGAAGAAGAGATAA